A single region of the Gossypium arboreum isolate Shixiya-1 chromosome 12, ASM2569848v2, whole genome shotgun sequence genome encodes:
- the LOC108478839 gene encoding uncharacterized protein LOC108478839 has product MAASYHARSNSLPSRQHPIVSQIDENLNRLRASQSASTSSSIGPNLSGLQDLHECVDVLLQFPLTQQALAQDEQREMVEEILDGSLLLLDVCTTAKDALLQTKECTQELQSILRRRRGAEGLANEFRKYLTSRKAMKKAICKALKNLKHIQNKLSTPGENGAVISILRDVEAITISVLESVLSFISGPAVESKSSRWPLVSKLMHQKKVMCEEE; this is encoded by the coding sequence ATGGCAGCCTCTTACCATGCTCGATCAAACAGCTTACCCTCAAGGCAACACCCCATCGTTTCACAAATCGACGAGAACTTGAACCGATTGAGGGCATCTCAATCAGCCTCTACATCATCATCCATAGGCCCCAATCTAAGTGGTCTTCAGGATTTGCATGAATGTGTTGATGTATTGCTTCAATTTCCCCTCACCCAACAAGCTCTCGCCCAAGATGAGCAAAGGGAAATGGTTGAAGAGATTTTGGATGGATCTCTCCTGCTCTTGGATGTATGTACCACTGCTAAGGATGCCTTGTTGCAGACAAAGGAATGCACACAAGAGCTTCAATCAATTTTACGCAGAAGACGTGGAGCTGAAGGGCTTGCTAATGAGTTTAGGAAATACTTGACATCTAGGAAAGCCATGAAAAAGGCAATCTGCAAGGCCTTAAAGAACTTGAAGCATATACAGAATAAACTCAGTACTCCTGGCGAGAATGGAGCTGTGATTAGCATCTTAAGAGATGTAGAAGCAATTACCATCAGCGTGCTAGAATCCGTATTGTCCTTTATTTCAGGGCCAGCGGTAGAATCAAAATCGAGCCGTTGGCCGCTGGTTTCGAAGCTAATGCACCAGAAGAAAGTAATGTGCGAGGAAGAATAG